The genomic DNA GGAGGGTGTTTTAGGGTTTTCATCAAGATTTGTAAAAGTGACAGTTGCTGAAGTCTGTGCTGCGCTGGCTGGCGGTTCGCCAAGGGTTACTGAAACCGAAGGAGACAATTCAGTGTCAGATGGAGGCATAGATACTACAACACACTGCTTTTTCACAGTCTCTGCATCCCTTTTCTTTCTGCTCCCTGCATAACCTGAGTTCCTGTATAGCATGGCAGCTTTATAGTCTCCTTTGGACACATTTATACTAGACTTTTCAAGATATTGCAGCGCCATCTGCATATTACCTCTTACAATTTCCTGTTTGTCTACTAGCGGTCTCTGCTCTGTCGCAGCACTGTGCAGAGACCTAATAGCAGCTTTTATATCTCCTCTCACCACTTCTGCTTCTGCCtcttctgtccctgtcctctcaATATCATCAAACTCTGAGTTTACATAAGGGTGGGTTTGTGTGCTGCCGGAGACCGCTGGCGGTGAATCCGCTGTGCTAACATGTATGACATCTGAACTCCTTGACACGTAGCCCTGTTGGCAAGCCTCAATTTTCTCCTGATCTCTTTCTGCGTCACTGACCTTTCGGAAAGTCGTCGTGATCCGCTGGCCTCTGGAGGTTGACGAAGACGCAGACTGCCTCACTGTCGTCGAGCTCTGTCCTTGAGATGAGATGTTGACGTTGTATATTTTTCCCGGCACGATGATGTCACGCTCCACACATAGACTCTGGTTCTTTGCCAGCTCAAGGGACTGCTTCGCTGCCTTCACATCTCCCGATACAATTTCCTCTTTCTGTGTCTGGTTTCCCTCTGATTCCGGCCCCTGTGTTGCTAGATCCATGTCATAGATAGTTCCCGGGGTTATGGTATCGCGCTCCAAGTGCATACTCTGTTGCTTTGCTCTTTCTAAAGACTGCAGAGTAGCTTTGATGTCACCGGCTACGATTTCCTCCTTTTCCATAGAGAGAGTCTGTTTTAAAGCAAGTTGCTGCTTAGCTGAGGAGATATCCCCATGGATGATCTCTTCTTTAGAAATGCAGTTTTCAACACTAAGGTCAATGGAACCCTCTGTAGAAAAGACTCTTTTGGCATTCTTCACATCCCCTGGTAAGACGTCAGAAATGGTACGTTCCACTTGATCCTTCTGTTTCTGAAGATTTTTCTTCGCCTCCTTCACATCGCCTTGCACAATCTCAATCTGTTCCTTTGTCATGAGGTCAAGTTCATCCAATTCTGATTGCTGTATTTGAAGACTCTTCAGTTTTTGGAGATCTCCTTTCTCGATGCAACTCCTGTATAAGTCCACATTTCCCTTTTCATTTTCATCTAGTCTACATGAAGCGGTTGTCCTCTGATTGTTAGCAGTAGCTAACAGGTTGCCTATAGTTGACTTCACATCTCCCCTTGTAATCTCTTGACTATCCATTTTAGTTTGACAGAGAAGTGAGTAAACAGTCATCTCTACATGTCCTCCCTCAGATTCCTGCATGATGATCCCCTTCTTCATCAGCTTATCTTGAACAAGCAAGCTTTCGATGAGTTTCTGTACACTTTGATCTTTGTCTTGGTTCGTTGATGCTGGCTGGTTGACTGCGACTTCTAATACTGTTGTCTGAACTTGACCCTGTTCTACCTCTTTTAAGAGAGTGATCTGGGGCTTCAGGGTCGATCTGGACAATAACTGTAGCATGATGTTTCTGATGTTCCCTTCAACTATCTCCTCCTTCTGAATCTGTGCTCCCTCGGTTTTAATAAATTGGTATTTCACCATGTTGACGTTTGTGATCTCTTTTGCCTCTATTAAGATTCCACTTGAGTGGATGAATTCAAGCTGATGTAGACGAGACAGCGTGTCAATCACACTTTCAACTGTGACAATTTTGTCTAATGGTGTGGTCTCGAACAGCCAGGTTGTGCTCTTCACATCTGCTTTCGGGATCTCCTCCTCAATGACCTGTGCTGCATTCACATTGGATTCAGGATCCTTGATCTTGTCCAGTGTCTGGGATTCAAACAGCCACGTGCAGCGTTTCACCTCTCCTTTCTGGTTGTCTTCCCTGTGGACCATCTGGACAGGACCCTGCTCCTCTGGCTCTCCCTTCAGCCTGTCGATGGGCTGGTTCTCAAAGAGCCAGGTGGACGTCCTGACATCGCCTTGCTGAACGTCTGTCACACTAACCATCCTCACACACTTCTTACTGGCTGACTGGTCAGACTCGAAGAGCTGTTTGTTGAGCTTCACAGTTCGGTTTCCGAAGTCTTCCACAACCTTGACTGTGGGTTCCTCGTCTTCCTCCTTAGCTGTTAGGGAGTCCAGAGGCTGGGTCTCGAACTTCCACCTGGCTGACTTGACATCACCCTTTTTTACATCTTCCTGGGTGACAGCTCGGATCACGTAGATCTCCTTTTCCGCCTTGATGGCATCGAGGGGCTTCGTCTCGAACATCCACCGAGCTCCTCTCACATCGCCACTCATCACTTCCTCCTTCTGGACTGTGGTAACCTCGTGGAACTGACCTTCCTTGTCTCTAATGGCGTACAGTGGCTGGGACTCAAATAGCATGGTGCTGGACTTGACGTCGACGTTGCTCACTGGCTTTTCCACGGATTCCGACTTGTGTTCCAGAAACTGATCTTTATCATGGATCTTGTCCAGAGAGAATGTTTcgaagatgaacttcttgttatgGACGTCACCACCCTCGATGTCGTTGACACAATGCATGTCTGGGCTATTTTCCTCCTTGTTGTTTATCGTGTTGATGGGACGGTTCTCAAAAAGCCAGGTGCATTTACGCACTGATCCTTTCTGAATGCTTTCGTCTTCATCACACACTTTTATAGACTCTGAACCTATTTCATCTAAGGACTTGGACTCAAAGATCTCCTTGACCCTAGAGACATCACCAGACTGGACATGCAACTCGCTGACATATCTAACATcttgctctgtgtctgtgtccttcCTTATCCTATCTAAAGTCTCTGTCTCGAAAAGGTGCTTCACTGTTTTCACACCAACCTCAGCCTTGACACCATCCTGACTGGTACTGCATAATTTAAAACTTTGCTCCTCACTGTCTTTAATGCTATCCAGAGGCTGTGATTCAAAAAGCCAAGTGACAGACTTCACATTGGTATTCTCAATCTCTTCTTCTTTATCTGGGATCTTTTCTGATTTGTCGTACAAGATATCCACAGGCTGAGTCTCGAACAGCCACTTGCAGGTCTTGACATCACCTTTCCTAGTCTCCTTCTGCTGCTCTGTTGAATTATGCTGCTGCTCCGACTGGTTGAACTTGGAATGGATGCCATCAATGGTCTGTGTCTCAAAGAGCCACTTGGTCATCTTGACATCTCCTGACCTATCCTCCTGCCTGGTGATTCCTTTGATAACCTCAACATTCTTCTTTCCCTCCTCAAACTGGTCAATGGGCTTGGTCTCGAACATCCACTTGTAATTTTGGACACTTCCTTTGATGGACTCCTCTCTGTTGACCGTTGTGACCTCATGGAAATTCCCAGTGCAGTCTTTGATCGCATATAATGGTGTTGTCTCGAAGAGCGTTCTGTTTCCTTTCACATCTCCTGCCGTGATGTCGTTTTCTGTATTTCCGTTCAGCACTTCCTCCTGAGATTGGGTGATATTGCAAAGGGGAATTGTTTCGAAGAGATGCTTGTATGATTTAACGTCACCCTTCTCAATCTCAATCTCATGATCTTTACTTGGGATTTCTGCTCCGACTAAGGTCTCTTTTCTAATGTTGTAGTTCTCGAACATGTGCTTTTTGCCTTTGACTTCTCCTTG from Oncorhynchus keta strain PuntledgeMale-10-30-2019 chromosome 23, Oket_V2, whole genome shotgun sequence includes the following:
- the xirp1 gene encoding xin actin-binding repeat-containing protein 1 isoform X3; its protein translation is MAEIAPKNTVSEACHEEDDLPLPPPPPIPPRPQNYEESPAVGGPNQAFIPVPPPKETFSTFYQQRQKNELKRLFKHIHPDLRENINDVVDDELVAAMQSGGAQTAADAGYQGEVQSMRWIFENWTLDNIGDHPHMTKKLLEDETLQGGDVRGTSSMFEHCMVDGTQQIVQRQSSVQGDVRTSTWLFETQPMDTLNKLQPEEGELVEAVLKEPMQIGDVRGTRLLFESKPLDALGRCSSVEDQSFLKLKSELQEQKGDVRKTVKLFQADPCCALRDASGNIHKIKSICREEICSSNISTARWLFETKPLDIINKETSGMQIIRGISLEEGQKGGVDRKRWMFETQPFNSIREEGIEDRFQGTVVEVVPDADVGNKLKMFETQPLAALKGDSTEVALEKEEILGGDVRSSLWLFETQPMETLKEVILSTDEQGEVKGKKHMFENYNIRKETLVGAEIPSKDHEIEIEKGDVKSYKHLFETIPLCNITQSQEEVLNGNTENDITAGDVKGNRTLFETTPLYAIKDCTGNFHEVTTVNREESIKGSVQNYKWMFETKPIDQFEEGKKNVEVIKGITRQEDRSGDVKMTKWLFETQTIDGIHSKFNQSEQQHNSTEQQKETRKGDVKTCKWLFETQPVDILYDKSEKIPDKEEEIENTNVKSVTWLFESQPLDSIKDSEEQSFKLCSTSQDGVKAEVGVKTVKHLFETETLDRIRKDTDTEQDVRYVSELHVQSGDVSRVKEIFESKSLDEIGSESIKVCDEDESIQKGSVRKCTWLFENRPINTINNKEENSPDMHCVNDIEGGDVHNKKFIFETFSLDKIHDKDQFLEHKSESVEKPVSNVDVKSSTMLFESQPLYAIRDKEGQFHEVTTVQKEEVMSGDVRGARWMFETKPLDAIKAEKEIYVIRAVTQEDVKKGDVKSARWKFETQPLDSLTAKEEDEEPTVKVVEDFGNRTVKLNKQLFESDQSASKKCVRMVSVTDVQQGDVRTSTWLFENQPIDRLKGEPEEQGPVQMVHREDNQKGEVKRCTWLFESQTLDKIKDPESNVNAAQVIEEEIPKADVKSTTWLFETTPLDKIVTVESVIDTLSRLHQLEFIHSSGILIEAKEITNVNMVKYQFIKTEGAQIQKEEIVEGNIRNIMLQLLSRSTLKPQITLLKEVEQGQVQTTVLEVAVNQPASTNQDKDQSVQKLIESLLVQDKLMKKGIIMQESEGGHVEMTVYSLLCQTKMDSQEITRGDVKSTIGNLLATANNQRTTASCRLDENEKGNVDLYRSCIEKGDLQKLKSLQIQQSELDELDLMTKEQIEIVQGDVKEAKKNLQKQKDQVERTISDVLPGDVKNAKRVFSTEGSIDLSVENCISKEEIIHGDISSAKQQLALKQTLSMEKEEIVAGDIKATLQSLERAKQQSMHLERDTITPGTIYDMDLATQGPESEGNQTQKEEIVSGDVKAAKQSLELAKNQSLCVERDIIVPGKIYNVNISSQGQSSTTVRQSASSSTSRGQRITTTFRKVSDAERDQEKIEACQQGYVSRSSDVIHVSTADSPPAVSGSTQTHPYVNSEFDDIERTGTEEAEAEVVRGDIKAAIRSLHSAATEQRPLVDKQEIVRGNMQMALQYLEKSSINVSKGDYKAAMLYRNSGYAGSRKKRDAETVKKQCVVVSMPPSDTELSPSVSVTLGEPPASAAQTSATVTFTNLDENPKTPSTEALRPPPLPPKANDKTQYQKPALPPKPQCSKQTPSYATDNSTPPPKTPSPIKGNQQSPAIPPKMKPGNPSPPPLPQKPSSNRQQTTKDSQPKCINKAKHNSPQASATNNIPAEYKKSVQLKQKREQKNIGTTLAVDHRSAMSNGTENEMDRNVIQKINAAKEIRMCMQSYTEDGNVQQEINTDFQVAIQNFMGKEKNVVDTAPVLPNKINVIREKVSQEKQVTKNTNMQQEINPSTVQQGRTDIHNQGCNTDLQVPYSPTTTDRLSMSQHNSDKLPGGASITVTSCQEEHHQRPEDKVVLRKKKEKKETEDQRRQRLSVHKDDIMRGNVKAAMEIFENLRKREELKTILSQVQEIEGETREVDVSSLKSLFENVPAWIVTPCKHTKQSKVEIESVSNDMESGSSVETVFGDLEKASRDIMHLKEQTLAKLIDIEEAIRKALYSVSNLKSEADIAGLSGLFNESLQTEQSHQPTNNIRKISIASTKATKAKTEPAREASEGKTKGVSGSSKRSESASLSPVLDKPQMKQSSTSPSSPSFISIHSAARKPVEQPKSSQPQFSSFKPKPERCPSPSSHGANGDLGHQSASDSPNHFYSPASPRRKVSILEVQTVPETVPAGIIGTKTVSEKYEEMDCFGNTFVSSKTSTFVTKHSEKFGVVTSPTRYEVVTSPIMQRSGHPFSENAKEGGTVFVTFGQPKPGKL